Proteins encoded within one genomic window of Leptolyngbya sp. CCY15150:
- a CDS encoding potassium channel family protein, with product MNPPPSAQPDQPAPLTQVSETIRELLREPALSDAIAQVIIQHLQATGAIAADEPMIHTQVTSRYGGLTALRQVMGAIALVLLILCGRNTLQAIQMDSPSHALGLWLSGISISSGLGLVILLILEVFLGAGKEQEVERLQGTMRVRDYTFTPAINRLPVVLALLSIGFSAIILGFSSLYSELVRQDPSHFSGLDPGLVAIYFAFVTFSTVGFGDIHAVSLIARAAVTSEIAIAMFFSLVVLSTTLSWITAYERQQHEEFIKQRVQGLQAPPSVPSNTSASSRQ from the coding sequence GCTCAGCCTGACCAGCCTGCCCCACTCACCCAAGTCTCCGAGACCATCCGCGAGTTGCTGCGAGAACCCGCCCTCAGTGACGCGATCGCTCAGGTGATCATCCAGCATTTGCAAGCCACGGGAGCGATCGCCGCCGACGAGCCCATGATCCACACCCAAGTCACCTCCCGCTATGGTGGTCTCACGGCCCTACGTCAGGTCATGGGAGCGATCGCCCTGGTACTGTTGATTCTCTGTGGACGCAATACCCTGCAAGCCATTCAGATGGATTCCCCCAGTCATGCCCTAGGTCTATGGCTCTCCGGGATCTCCATTAGCAGTGGTCTAGGATTGGTTATCTTACTCATTCTGGAAGTGTTTCTAGGCGCAGGGAAAGAGCAGGAAGTCGAGCGACTCCAGGGAACCATGCGGGTGCGAGACTATACCTTCACCCCCGCCATCAATCGCCTGCCTGTGGTTCTAGCGCTCTTATCCATCGGCTTTTCTGCAATTATCCTTGGCTTCTCCAGCCTGTATAGCGAACTGGTACGCCAAGATCCCAGCCATTTTTCTGGACTCGATCCAGGTTTGGTCGCCATCTATTTTGCCTTTGTCACCTTTTCCACCGTTGGCTTCGGTGACATCCATGCCGTCTCTCTGATCGCCCGAGCTGCTGTGACCAGCGAAATAGCGATCGCCATGTTTTTTAGCTTGGTTGTACTGTCCACAACCCTATCCTGGATCACCGCCTACGAACGGCAGCAGCATGAAGAATTTATCAAGCAGCGCGTTCAGGGGCTCCAGGCTCCACCATCTGTGCCATCCAATACCTCAGCGTCATCTAGGCAATAA
- a CDS encoding LysR family transcriptional regulator: MKSIDLSGIDLNLLVAFEALYIERSVTGAAQRIHVGQPAMSAALGRLRSLFADDLFVRVRREMKPTVKAVAIAPQVAAALDTIRATLADLKIFDPAQSQQIFTIATSDYFASLVLPELLMILSDRAPQVDLRLLPVDKSSITDVLEDGLVDVALGTFTDLPPYIMQENLLPERFVGIGRVGHPAFEQGAISLEKFAAFPHALFTLRRDAVGAIDQALAQQGLQRRISLTVPYWFALPNAIASSDLLAAIPACLEMHLTKHYPLQSFEIPLDLSTWSVSMVWSRLSDRDSANLWLRQMIQQACQKILTASDYRQTLQT; this comes from the coding sequence ATGAAATCAATTGACTTGAGTGGGATCGATCTCAACCTCCTCGTGGCCTTCGAAGCACTCTACATCGAACGCAGCGTTACGGGAGCTGCCCAACGCATCCATGTGGGGCAGCCGGCGATGAGTGCGGCCTTGGGGCGATTGCGATCGCTCTTTGCCGATGATCTATTTGTGCGGGTGAGGCGAGAGATGAAGCCAACCGTAAAAGCTGTGGCGATCGCTCCCCAGGTTGCTGCTGCTCTGGATACTATTCGAGCCACTCTGGCAGACCTAAAAATCTTTGACCCTGCCCAATCCCAGCAAATATTCACCATCGCCACATCCGATTATTTTGCTAGCTTAGTATTGCCCGAACTGCTGATGATCTTGAGCGATCGGGCTCCTCAAGTCGATCTACGTCTGCTGCCGGTAGACAAATCCTCTATTACAGATGTGTTAGAAGACGGCCTAGTTGATGTAGCTCTGGGAACCTTTACGGATCTGCCGCCCTATATTATGCAGGAAAACCTACTCCCAGAGCGATTTGTCGGTATCGGTCGCGTGGGACATCCGGCGTTTGAACAGGGTGCCATCAGCCTGGAAAAGTTTGCTGCGTTTCCCCATGCCCTGTTTACGCTACGGCGAGATGCTGTTGGTGCTATCGACCAGGCGCTAGCCCAACAGGGATTACAACGCCGCATTTCCCTCACTGTTCCCTATTGGTTTGCGCTACCCAATGCGATCGCTTCGTCGGATCTACTGGCGGCAATTCCCGCTTGTTTGGAGATGCACCTGACTAAGCACTATCCCCTGCAATCCTTTGAAATTCCTCTCGATCTATCCACTTGGTCGGTGTCTATGGTGTGGAGTAGGCTAAGCGATCGCGACTCTGCTAATCTTTGGCTGAGACAGATGATTCAGCAAGCTTGCCAGAAAATTCTAACTGCTTCAGATTATCGTCAAACTCTCCAGACGTAA
- a CDS encoding SMP-30/gluconolactonase/LRE family protein: MTLPPIYTNTPTNLLPAESVATFPVNTFLENLAIAPSGDIYITNHEIGEIVKLAPDGSLTVYAQLSGKVSGIALISPNQLLVNGWNREGVPFVAIVSNGEVEVLLTLPNAIFLNGITPLTANCYLMADSYRGAIWSFDTTTKTVNLWLEHPLLARSDETSVFPAANGLKRFGQTLYVSNTQQMLLLQIPLDEALNPQEPEVFIQGTNLDDFAFDDHGNLYGATHVYNSVIRIEPNGHTTIVAQAEQGVTGCTAVAFYGTDLYVVNNGGMFLPPATGVEPAQVVRLAARVSGAPLLLED, encoded by the coding sequence ATGACCTTGCCCCCTATCTATACCAATACACCTACCAACCTGCTTCCAGCAGAATCTGTGGCTACCTTCCCGGTCAATACGTTTCTAGAAAACTTGGCGATCGCTCCTTCCGGCGACATCTATATCACCAATCACGAAATCGGTGAGATCGTTAAACTTGCCCCAGACGGTAGCCTGACTGTATATGCCCAACTTAGCGGTAAAGTCAGCGGCATTGCCTTGATTTCTCCAAATCAATTATTAGTCAACGGTTGGAATAGAGAAGGAGTCCCTTTTGTAGCCATAGTGTCAAACGGTGAGGTAGAGGTTCTGCTAACCTTACCCAATGCTATCTTCCTCAATGGCATCACGCCATTAACGGCTAACTGCTATCTCATGGCTGATTCCTATCGGGGAGCGATCTGGTCATTCGATACTACGACAAAAACCGTCAACCTATGGCTGGAGCATCCTCTCCTAGCTCGGAGTGATGAAACGAGCGTATTTCCGGCAGCTAATGGGTTAAAGCGATTTGGCCAGACCCTTTACGTATCCAACACTCAGCAAATGTTGCTCTTACAGATTCCTCTAGATGAAGCGCTCAATCCCCAAGAGCCAGAGGTTTTTATTCAAGGCACGAACCTTGATGATTTTGCCTTTGACGATCACGGCAATCTCTATGGAGCGACCCATGTTTACAACAGCGTGATTCGCATTGAGCCCAATGGCCACACCACCATCGTGGCCCAGGCTGAACAGGGAGTAACAGGCTGCACCGCCGTGGCCTTCTACGGCACCGACTTGTATGTCGTCAACAACGGCGGCATGTTCTTACCTCCAGCGACGGGGGTAGAGCCTGCCCAGGTGGTGCGCTTAGCGGCTAGGGTCAGCGGTGCGCCACTGTTGCTTGAGGATTAG
- a CDS encoding antibiotic biosynthesis monooxygenase yields the protein MQPDPPVTVDVVQRARPGKAREFEALLEQILNTASTFEGYLGASVFRPSEPGDGEYRIVFKFDRLDHLKQWEHSTLRQQFLNQAKELTVDTGHFSIITGLETWFTLSAKPGMQPPPRYKMALVSGMAIFGINQLLRLLPLIWLAPLPDLLERLILVFITTTLMTYGVMPRLTKLLARWLYPRR from the coding sequence ATGCAGCCCGATCCTCCGGTCACAGTGGATGTGGTGCAGCGGGCTAGACCTGGCAAAGCCAGGGAGTTTGAAGCCTTGCTAGAGCAAATTCTCAACACCGCCAGCACCTTCGAGGGCTATTTGGGCGCATCAGTGTTTCGTCCTAGCGAACCAGGAGATGGAGAATACCGTATTGTCTTCAAGTTTGATCGGCTAGACCATCTGAAGCAGTGGGAACATTCGACCCTTCGTCAACAGTTTCTGAATCAGGCTAAGGAACTAACAGTTGATACCGGTCACTTCTCCATTATAACCGGGTTAGAAACTTGGTTTACCCTGTCTGCAAAGCCAGGAATGCAGCCACCTCCCCGCTACAAAATGGCACTGGTCTCTGGCATGGCAATTTTTGGCATTAACCAGCTTTTGAGACTGTTGCCACTCATCTGGCTAGCACCCTTGCCAGATCTACTGGAACGACTGATTTTGGTGTTTATCACCACTACCTTAATGACCTATGGGGTAATGCCAAGGCTCACCAAACTATTGGCGAGATGGCTGTATCCCAGACGTTGA
- a CDS encoding SDR family NAD(P)-dependent oxidoreductase → MANYCIIVGMGEGNGMAIARRFAKEGFTLVMMARNEQKLQSYQSTLQAEGITSHYFLADAGDEAELNTALTAIQDQLGVPAVLIYNAAVPRMENMLQTSYETLVNDFRANVAGAMTCIQAVLPAMQSQQQGTILFTGGGFALYPQPDFVSLSIGKAGLRVLANTLHAALKDSPIKVGTVTICGTVNGDDPKYSSDRIAEEYWQLHVSDNLDYETVY, encoded by the coding sequence ATGGCTAACTATTGCATCATTGTCGGCATGGGCGAAGGTAATGGCATGGCGATCGCTCGCCGGTTTGCCAAGGAGGGGTTCACCCTTGTCATGATGGCTCGCAATGAACAAAAGCTCCAGAGCTACCAATCGACGCTACAAGCGGAAGGTATCACCTCCCACTATTTCTTGGCGGATGCTGGGGATGAAGCGGAGTTAAACACCGCGTTGACTGCAATTCAAGACCAGTTGGGAGTTCCTGCAGTACTTATTTATAATGCCGCTGTTCCGCGAATGGAAAATATGTTGCAGACCAGCTATGAAACGCTGGTGAATGATTTTCGGGCCAATGTGGCCGGGGCAATGACCTGCATTCAAGCCGTTCTCCCAGCAATGCAGAGTCAGCAGCAAGGCACTATTCTGTTCACAGGAGGTGGATTTGCCCTGTATCCCCAGCCCGACTTTGTGTCGCTGTCTATCGGCAAAGCTGGACTTCGCGTCTTGGCTAATACCCTCCATGCGGCCCTCAAAGATTCCCCCATCAAAGTAGGTACCGTCACCATCTGTGGCACCGTCAATGGGGATGACCCCAAATACAGTAGCGATCGCATTGCCGAGGAATATTGGCAACTCCATGTATCTGACAACTTAGACTATGAAACCGTTTACTAA
- a CDS encoding glutamine synthetase III, translating into MSGNAARVQAVHQIINRELMPPKPPERLEEIWAENVFNLSKMQASLPKPVFKSIKNTILTGERLDPSIADTVATAMRDWAMSKGALYYAHVFYPMTNLTAEKHDGFISVQGDGNVISEFSGKVLVQGEPDGSSFPNGGIRDTFEARGYTGWDVTSPAYIMETDNGSTLCIPTVFVSWTGEALDKKVPLLRSITAMDKAANKVLKILGNTNVAPVNSSCGAEQEYFLVDTNFASQRPDLLLAGRTLFGKAPAKGQEFDDHYFGAIPERVQVFMQDVESTLYKLGIPAKTRHNEVAPGQFEIAPFFEAANVASDHQQLLMTVLRHTAKKHGFTCLLHEKPFAGINGSGKHVNWSVGNATQGNLLDPGDSPHDNAQFLVFCGAVIRGVHKYGSLMRAVIATASNDHRLGANEAPPAIMSVYLGTQLEEVFEQIKTGTVTESRQKGVMDLGVDVLPYLTKDAGDRNRTSPFAFTGNRFEFRAVGSSQSVSGPLIVLNTMLADSLDWIGNRLESELSKGVECSTAIITVLKEVMEEHGAVVFGGNGYSDEWHKMAVEERGLSNLRTTADALPVLKEEYIEDLFEKTGVLTPVELESRFEVYAEQYILSIEVEAKLVISMAKTLIYPAAINYLSSLSSTMTDLISLGIELDKGSVQTIATLTNSMIAAVGQLSDALGKHDFASTEEKMQYCAKTLRPLMDDVRGYADALEGEIADSFWPLPTYQEMLFVK; encoded by the coding sequence ATGAGTGGAAATGCTGCCCGTGTTCAAGCCGTCCATCAGATTATTAATCGAGAGCTGATGCCGCCCAAGCCCCCGGAGCGTCTCGAAGAGATCTGGGCAGAGAATGTCTTCAACCTCAGCAAAATGCAGGCGAGTCTCCCTAAGCCTGTCTTCAAGTCGATTAAAAACACCATCTTGACGGGAGAGCGGCTCGATCCTTCCATTGCTGATACCGTTGCAACGGCAATGCGAGACTGGGCCATGTCTAAGGGGGCGCTCTACTACGCCCACGTGTTCTACCCCATGACCAACCTCACGGCCGAGAAGCATGATGGCTTCATCTCGGTGCAGGGGGATGGTAATGTCATCTCAGAATTTTCGGGCAAGGTGCTGGTGCAAGGGGAGCCGGATGGCTCGTCATTCCCGAACGGCGGCATTCGCGATACCTTCGAAGCTCGGGGCTACACCGGCTGGGACGTGACGAGCCCCGCCTACATCATGGAGACGGACAATGGATCAACCCTGTGTATTCCCACGGTGTTTGTATCCTGGACAGGTGAAGCATTAGATAAAAAAGTTCCTCTCCTGCGCTCCATCACGGCGATGGATAAAGCTGCAAATAAGGTATTGAAAATCCTGGGAAATACAAACGTTGCGCCAGTGAACTCTAGCTGTGGTGCCGAGCAAGAGTATTTCTTGGTGGATACTAACTTTGCCAGCCAGCGGCCAGATTTGCTGTTAGCTGGACGTACCCTATTTGGCAAAGCGCCAGCGAAGGGGCAAGAGTTTGATGACCACTACTTTGGAGCCATTCCCGAACGGGTACAGGTCTTCATGCAGGATGTGGAGTCAACGCTTTATAAACTGGGGATTCCAGCCAAGACGCGACATAATGAAGTGGCTCCTGGGCAGTTTGAAATTGCTCCTTTCTTTGAAGCCGCTAACGTTGCCAGCGACCACCAGCAGCTCCTAATGACCGTCCTGCGTCATACCGCTAAGAAGCATGGATTTACCTGCCTACTCCATGAAAAACCCTTTGCGGGCATCAACGGATCCGGGAAGCATGTCAACTGGTCAGTAGGGAATGCTACCCAGGGGAATTTACTAGATCCCGGTGATTCGCCCCATGATAATGCCCAGTTTTTGGTCTTCTGTGGTGCGGTGATTCGTGGGGTTCACAAGTACGGCTCTTTGATGCGGGCTGTGATTGCCACGGCCAGTAATGATCACCGCTTGGGTGCCAATGAAGCGCCTCCAGCGATCATGTCTGTGTATCTCGGCACGCAGCTAGAAGAAGTCTTCGAGCAAATTAAAACCGGAACGGTGACCGAGTCGCGGCAGAAAGGCGTCATGGACTTGGGTGTAGATGTCTTGCCTTATCTGACTAAGGATGCGGGCGATCGCAACCGAACCTCTCCCTTTGCCTTCACGGGCAACCGCTTCGAGTTTCGCGCCGTGGGTTCGAGTCAATCGGTATCGGGGCCGTTGATTGTCCTGAATACTATGCTGGCTGACTCCCTGGATTGGATCGGTAATCGCTTAGAGAGTGAATTATCCAAGGGCGTGGAATGCAGCACGGCGATCATCACAGTGCTCAAGGAGGTCATGGAAGAGCACGGTGCGGTAGTCTTTGGAGGAAACGGCTACTCTGATGAATGGCACAAAATGGCGGTTGAGGAGCGTGGCTTATCGAACCTACGCACCACGGCTGACGCTTTGCCAGTTCTGAAAGAAGAGTACATTGAAGATCTGTTTGAAAAGACAGGAGTGTTGACGCCCGTTGAACTGGAAAGTCGCTTCGAAGTTTATGCAGAGCAGTATATTCTGTCGATCGAAGTGGAAGCCAAGCTGGTGATCAGCATGGCCAAAACATTGATTTATCCAGCGGCAATTAACTACCTGTCTTCTCTGTCATCTACCATGACTGACCTAATTAGTCTGGGGATTGAGCTAGACAAGGGCAGCGTTCAGACGATTGCAACCTTGACCAACTCGATGATTGCTGCTGTGGGGCAGTTGAGTGATGCTCTAGGTAAGCATGACTTTGCTAGCACCGAAGAGAAGATGCAGTACTGTGCCAAAACCCTTCGTCCATTGATGGATGATGTTCGTGGCTACGCAGATGCCCTAGAAGGAGAAATTGCTGATAGCTTCTGGCCCTTGCCAACCTATCAGGAGATGCTCTTCGTCAAGTAG